The following coding sequences lie in one Eremothecium sinecaudum strain ATCC 58844 chromosome IV, complete sequence genomic window:
- the GAS5 gene encoding 1,3-beta-glucanosyltransferase (Syntenic homolog of Ashbya gossypii ADL021W; Non-syntenic homolog of Saccharomyces cerevisiae YOL030W (GAS5)): protein MKLLSILSGASLATAALSGDNRKESSSNTPPIVVKGNAFFNSATNQRFYIRGVDYQPGGSSLLSDPLASTEVCGRDIEYFKELGINTVRVYTVDNTANHDECMSKLADAGIYLIVDVNTPTASLSRSDPKCSYNAHYLQSIFATIDAFEKYDNVLGFFAGNEVINDEKTTNTAPYIKAVVRDMKKYMKARNYRRIPVGYSAADVAQNRLEVAQYFNCGDDEDARIDMCGINDYSWCGQSSFEVSGYSAKMKLYENYSIPIFLSELGCNMVPTSRPFTEMEAIYSSKMSSVFSGALVYEYSEEPNHYGLVKIDGDKVTKLDDFQNLKNKYAEVKNPEGDGGYSESNKHSTCPEVKSGVWEASNVLPDMPSAASALFKNGAGTPLGTGVATQQMCGDNSPVGGGSGGSGSGGSSSSPPAHSTSSSSTSSSPSSSIQSSHSTKSTHSSSSKGGADQVFRAPAFATVMMFIANILL, encoded by the coding sequence atgaaattattGAGCATTTTAAGCGGGGCGTCTTTAGCAACTGCAGCATTATCCGGTGATAATCGTAAAGAAAGTTCATCTAATACGCCACCTATTGTAGTCAAAGGTAATGCATTTTTTAATTCCGCAACTAATCAGCGGTTCTATATCCGTGGTGTAGATTACCAGCCCGGTGGATCTTCATTATTGAGTGATCCTTTGGCCAGTACAGAGGTGTGTGGACGTGACATTGAGTATTTTAAAGAGCTCGGAATCAATACTGTTAGGGTTTACACCGTTGACAACACTGCTAATCATGACGAGTGTATGTCAAAACTGGCAGACGCTGGGATTTATCTCATAGTAGATGTTAATACGCCCACTGCTTCACTTTCAAGGAGTGATCCTAAATGCTCTTACAATGCCCATTATTTGCAGAGTATTTTTGCAACAATTGATGCATTTGAGAAGTATGATAATGTTCTTGGGTTTTTCGCTGGTAACGAAGTTATCAATGATGAGAAAACGACCAATACTGCGCCTTATATAAAGGCCGTAGTAAGAGATATGAAGAAGTACATGAAGGCAAGGAACTACAGGAGAATTCCAGTGGGTTACAGTGCAGCTGATGTCGCACAAAACCGTCTAGAAGTAGCTCAGTACTTCAACTGTGGTGACGACGAAGATGCTAGAATTGACATGTGTGGTATTAACGATTATTCTTGGTGTGGACAGTCCTCTTTTGAGGTCTCTGGCTACTCCGCCAAGATGAAACTATACGAAAACTACTCTATACCCATCTTTTTATCGGAGTTGGGTTGTAACATGGTTCCAACCTCTAGACCATTCACTGAAATGGAAGCCATTTATTCTTCGAAAATGTCTTCCGTCTTTTCTGGTGCATTGGTCTACGAATATTCTGAAGAACCAAACCACTATGGTCTAGTAAAGATTGATGGTGACAAAGTAACTAAACTTGATGATTTTCAAAACTTGAAGAATAAATATGCAGAAGTGAAGAACCCTGAAGGTGATGGTGGCTACTCAGAATCTAATAAACATTCTACTTGCCCGGAAGTGAAGTCCGGTGTATGGGAAGCAAGCAACGTTTTGCCAGATATGCCTAGTGCTGCATCTGCGTTATTTAAGAACGGTGCTGGTACTCCATTAGGTACTGGCGTTGCGACCCAGCAAATGTGCGGTGATAATAGTCCTGTTGGTGGTGGCAGCGGTGGTAGTGGTTCTGGAGGCAGCTCATCTTCCCCTCCTGCTCATTCTACTTCGAGCTCATCCACAAGCTCTTCTCCAAGCTCTTCGATTCAATCGTCACACTCAACTAAGTCTACTCATTCAAGTAGCTCAAAAGGTGGTGCAGATCAGGTTTTCCGGGCTCCAGCATTTGCCACAGTAATGATGTTTATCGCAAATATTCTTTTGTGA
- a CDS encoding HDL020Cp (Syntenic homolog of Saccharomyces cerevisiae YOL028C (YAP7) not in Ashbya gossypii; syntenic homolog of Eremothecium cymbalariae Ecym_8354) produces MKLCQKEGVTYRELQPKSMGTLTRNETASGSNLRLKLLKTWTVPPKIKPGRKPKVNNSNPNEASDEDDDIDTNGKRRRQNREAQRAYRERQAKRFSELEDEKALLEQKIVKIKQELVSVEAGYRVKLAEMERQNGILLNRIRILESNAKIHNVESQQANTTLISIRRKKVPNTLVNLPVFKRLTDSSESEISAARSNSCRIDGPGDEGCGFCFNGSTCVCKQNGAF; encoded by the coding sequence ATGAAGTTGTGCCAGAAAGAAGGTGTTACATATAGGGAATTGCAACCCAAATCAATGGGTACATTGACGAGGAATGAAACAGCGAGTGGTAGCAATTTGCGTCTTAAGTTATTAAAGACTTGGACTGTACCACCGAAGATTAAACCCGGTAGAAAGCCTAAAGTGAATAATAGCAATCCTAACGAAGCttctgatgaagatgatgacATAGATACGAATGGAAAACGAAGACGGCAGAACCGTGAAGCCCAAAGAGCATATAGAGAACGCCAGGCGAAAAGATTCAGTGAGTTAGAGGACGAAAAGGCCCTGTTGGAGCAAAAAATTGTGAAAATTAAACAGGAACTAGTGAGCGTTGAGGCTGGCTATCGCGTAAAATTAGCCGAAATGGAACGGCAGAACGGAATACTACTGAATAGGATTAGAATTCTTGAATCTAATGCTAAGATCCATAATGTTGAATCACAACAGGCGAATACGACATTGATATCTATTCGTAGGAAGAAAGTGCCGAATACGCTTGTGAATTTACCTGTTTTCAAGAGGTTAACTGACTCGAGTGAATCAGAAATTTCTGCAGCAAGAAGTAATAGCTGTAGGATTGACGGTCCAGGTGACGAGGGCTGCGGCTTTTGTTTCAACGGATCCACATGTGTTTGTAAACAAAATGGTGCATTTTAA
- the SLG1 gene encoding Slg1p (Syntenic homolog of Ashbya gossypii ADL020W; Syntenic homolog of Saccharomyces cerevisiae YOR008C (SLG1)) — translation MLELARGSRWKDQISRFNSLKGWCLLMFLSVRSVSAVGTDLGCYSSIPQSFLDHEYQFNYQSSLACSQSCEKEGATYFALHNYGYCYCGNTDPSNLSKSNDCDTYCYGYAEENCGGKNAYRIFKMDEDGSGSGGGQQGSASPSSPPSGSNGGTPSTNTNQQTAPPGASNDPQQGSPTTVEPTVVTMTSIETRGGSVVYVTTNAPADSSPSSTSSGSSDNSKNSGKSVQTSTLIGAIVGSVVGLVLFALLLLIALRRIAARREQARMEKEYQEAIKPVDYDETMYLPSVLTDKTLHEKTSAKMNPFDDNRRFSTGSVVIDSPVIANTTLTVVNPDNA, via the coding sequence ATGCTGGAATTGGCTCGTGGTTCACGTTGGAAAGACCAAATCTCGAGATTTAATAGTTTAAAAGGATGGTGCCTCCTTATGTTTCTGTCTGTGAGGAGCGTTTCAGCTGTGGGAACAGATTTAGGTTGTTATTCTTCAATACCTCAGTCATTCTTAGATCATGAATACCAATTTAACTATCAGAGTAGTCTAGCCTGCTCTCAATCATGCGAGAAGGAGGGAGCTACCTATTTTGCATTACACAACTATGGGTACTGTTACTGTGGGAATACAGATCCAAGTAACCTGTCAAAAAGTAATGACTGTGATACTTATTGCTATGGGTATGCAGAGGAAAACTGTGGGGGTAAGAACGCTTACCGTATCTTTAAAATGGATGAAGATGGTTCTGGGTCTGGGGGTGGCCAGCAAGGTAGTGCATCGCCATCTTCGCCCCCTTCAGGCTCAAATGGTGGTACACCTTCTACGAATACAAACCAGCAAACTGCTCCTCCAGGCGCTTCTAATGATCCTCAGCAAGGCTCTCCAACTACTGTGGAACCAACTGTGGTTACTATGACTTCAATTGAAACCAGGGGTGGTTCGGTTGTTTATGTCACTACAAATGCTCCAGCTGACTCGTCACCATCTTCTACTTCAAGCGGCTCATCTGATAACTCAAAGAACAGCGGTAAATCCGTACAGACAAGTACTTTGATCGGAGCAATTGTCGGTAGTGTGGTGGGACTCGTACTATTTGCTCTTCTACTCCTCATTGCTTTAAGACGAATTGCAGCTAGACGAGAGCAGGCAAGAATGGAAAAGGAATACCAAGAGGCTATCAAGCCTGTAGACTACGATGAAACAATGTACTTACCTTCAGTTCTAACCGATAAAACGTTGCATGAAAAAACCTCCGCGAAGATGAACCCATTTGATGATAATAGGCGATTCAGTACCGGTTCAGTGGTTATTGACTCGCCCGTCATCGCCAATACTACATTAACTGTGGTTAACCCCGATAACGCGTGA
- the CUB1 gene encoding Cub1p (Syntenic homolog of Ashbya gossypii ADL019W; Syntenic homolog of Saccharomyces cerevisiae YPL260W) gives MTGIRDETVVPKDEEELLNYFLDVRVQLSKMKQDRKQFLHSKDVRATYQRVLTKVRELDELRKRKLGIMGANAAKITLIHSPEVRTRVDSVIDDIFQLLCLSFLTVGLKNGAAAKYSSLSTVQSLLEHLDESGVFTHHDLGPIKERLDEIVGIVNKNNTPDTTESTIEDNEVLEQLDAEKRANKVEEYLLIQAKLQSCLTKYQEVKDKLEAIPEALQPFIEQLFQIRRELLSLAALKIDIDDSNKSKDPLDAVSEDDITDALEDLKERLAEIERMLNQDCNEDGKIIVVGESENEPEQGNSVLNGLLDDCHDIINDLSHKTNKGLVLDPMIKPIYEEVSKIKATLENLLVTRRWALRETDLFTYQKRLSELDSLRVNSKFPSQSKDYKGQAVLLYLLRRCYALIYKLLESSEPVSESLQHIHNQSSAVRRCLLELKRMGGVDHERELYPYQMKLASLDNMRVDGKFYDADGNIPEGQGTLNVLLAECFDILHEMKIELELREEEAQAESQCGANKPAIDKNIQMTKDTSNCDIPASRQAARYLDVYDYSLSSHYNFNDETNYSYSSYEDDDTANYE, from the coding sequence ATGACAGGTATTAGGGATGAGACAGTAGTACCTaaggatgaagaagaactaTTGAATTACTTTCTTGATGTGCGTGTCCAACTTTCGAAAATGAAGCAAGACAGAAAACAATTTTTGCATTCAAAGGATGTTAGAGCTACTTATCAAAGAGTGCTTACTAAAGTACGGGAGTTGGATGAACTTCGTAAAAGGAAATTAGGTATTATGGGCGCTAATGCTGCTAAAATTACTTTGATTCACTCTCCTGAAGTTCGTACTCGGGTTGATTCGGTCATTGATGATATCTTTCAATTATTGTGTTTAAGCTTCCTGACAGTAGGATTGAAGAATGGTGCAGCGGCAAAATATTCATCGTTAAGCACTGTCCAGAGCCTCTTAGAACATTTAGACGAGTCCGGTGTCTTTACCCATCATGATCTGGGGCCTATAAAAGAGCGCCTTGATGAAATAGTAGGTATTGttaataaaaataacaCCCCAGATACAACTGAGTCTACAATAGAAGACAACGAAGTTTTAGAGCAGTTAGATGCGGAGAAAAGAGCAAACAAGGTTGAAGAATATTTATTGATACAAGCAAAGTTACAAAGTTGTCTTACTAAGTATCAAGAGGTGAAGGATAAGCTTGAGGCAATCCCTGAAGCGTTGCAGCCTTTCATAGAGCAATTGTTCCAGATTAGGCGGGAGCTGCTGTCGTTAGCAGCACTTAAAATAGATATCGATGATTCAAATAAGAGCAAAGATCCTCTAGATGCGGTATCAGAGGATGATATTACTGATGCTCTAGAGGATTTAAAGGAGAGACTGGCTGAAATCGAAAGGATGCTCAACCAAGACTGCAATGAAGATGGCAAAATTATTGTGGTAGGTGAATCTGAAAACGAACCTGAGCAAGGCAACTCTGTGTTAAATGGGCTGCTGGACGATTGTCATGATATTATCAACGATCTATCCCACAAGACTAATAAGGGGTTGGTTTTAGACCCTATGATCAAGCCTATTTACGAAGAAGTAAGTAAAATTAAAGCGACCTTGGAAAATCTTTTAGTTACCAGAAGATGGGCCCTAAGAGAAACCGACTTATTCACTTATCAAAAAAGACTATCTGAACTAGATAGCCTGCGCGTTAACTCTAAATTTCCATCACAATCGAAGGATTATAAAGGTCAAGCTGTATTGTTATATTTATTGCGTAGGTGTTACGCCCTTATTTACAAGCTACTGGAGTCTAGTGAGCCAGTATCAGAGTCTTTGCAGCATATTCACAACCAGTCTTCAGCTGTTCGTCGTTGTCTACTAGAACTAAAACGAATGGGAGGTGTTGATCACGAACGTGAGCTCTACCCATATCAAATGAAATTGGCCTCATTAGATAATATGCGAGTAGATGGCAAGTTTTACGATGCAGATGGCAACATTCCAGAAGGTCAAGGCACCCTAAACGTTCTGCTAGCGGAATGCTTCGATATCCTCCATGAGATGAAAATTGAGTTGGAACTACGAGAAGAAGAAGCCCAGGCTGAAAGCCAGTGTGGCGCCAATAAACCTGCAATCGATAAAAATATTCAGATGACAAAAGACACAAGTAACTGTGATATACCAGCTTCCAGGCAAGCTGCGAGGTACTTGGACGTATATGATTATAGCCTAAGCAGCCACTACAATTTTAATGATGAGACCAATTATAGCTACAGCAGCTACGAAGATGATGACACAGCAAATTATGAATAG
- the DOT5 gene encoding thioredoxin peroxidase DOT5 (Syntenic homolog of Ashbya gossypii ADL018W; Syntenic homolog of Saccharomyces cerevisiae YIL010W (DOT5)) yields the protein MGNALRRSTRLASKKIDLDSVDGVKQQVEIHKTLVKKAVATKRNNVKVSKPPKKVSADSKPLPKEPKLVPKESKPVSKESKHLTKESKPVSKETKELEVGDILPHIKLKNQEDEDIDLWKIAKDKPVILFAYPKASTPGCTRQACGYRDNYEELRKHAVIFGISADSVKSQKNFQLKQRLPFDLLSDPSREFLGILGAKKTPQSGVIRSHWIFANGILKVKRVKVSPEVSIADSKKEVLGVINELKSEA from the coding sequence ATGGGTAATGCATTGCGTAGATCTACTAGATTAGCATCAAAGAAAATTGACTTAGACTCTGTGGATGGTGTCAAACAACAAGTCGAAATCCATAAAACTCTTGTTAAGAAGGCTGTTGCAACGAAACGGAACAACGTGAAGGTGTCAAAACCGCCAAAAAAGGTTTCTGCAGATTCTAAGCCTTTGCCAAAAGAGCCTAAACTTGTCCCAAAAGAATCTAAACCTGTGTCAAAAGAATCTAAACATTTGACGAAAGAATCTAAGCCTGTGTCAAAAGAAACTAAAGAACTGGAAGTTGGTGATATCCTTCCTCACATCAAACTAAAAAATcaagaagatgaagatatCGACTTGTGGAAAATTGCAAAGGATAAACCGGTAATCCTGTTTGCATATCCAAAAGCAAGTACTCCGGGTTGCACCCGTCAGGCATGCGGATATCGTGATAACTATGAAGAACTAAGAAAACATGCAGTAATATTTGGTATTAGTGCGGATTCAGTTAAATCTCAAAAAAACTTTCAGCTTAAGCAGCGTCTGCCTTTTGACTTGCTTTCAGATCCCAGTAGAGAATTTCTAGGAATACTTGGAGCTAAGAAGACGCCTCAATCAGGTGTTATTAGGTCTCATTGGATTTTTGCCAATGGGATATTGAAAGTGAAAAGAGTGAAAGTTTCCCCTGAAGTTAGTATAGCAGACAGTAAGAAGGAAGTTCTTGGAGTGATCAACGAATTAAAATCGGAAGCCTGA
- the APM1 gene encoding Apm1p (Syntenic homolog of Ashbya gossypii ADL017C; Syntenic homolog of Saccharomyces cerevisiae YPL259C (APM1)): protein MTSGIYFCDSKGRLLLSRKYKDDIPASAIENFPHLLIEKEQESSVLPPCFSHNGVQYLFIQHNNLYILSLTRSMSVNVALVFSFLHKLVEVLQDYMKVVEEESIKDNFVIIYELLDEVMDYGIPHITETKMLRQYITQKSFKLIRSAKKKKNVVRPPESLTNSVSWRPEGIKYGRNEAFLDVVESINMLITQQGQVLRSEILGKVKVKTRLSGMPDLKLGLNDKGIFSQGDDDDENSGDFSSVSKKKSNIELEDLKFHQCVRLSKFENEKIITFIPPDGDFELMSYRLTTPMKPLIWCDVKIQVHSRSRIEVHCRAKAQIKRKSTANNVEILIPVPEDADSPKFRYSHGSIKWVPEKAAILWKLKSFPGGKDYSMAAEMGLPSIGDATEYNFKRPVHIKFQIPYLTTSGIQVRYLKITEPNLQYNSYPWVRYITQSGDEFMIRM, encoded by the coding sequence ATGACATCAGGCATATATTTCTGTGATTCTAAGGGCAGACTATTGCTTTCAAGGAAATACAAAGATGATATTCCAGCCAGTGCTATAGAGAATTTCCCACACTTATTAATTGAAAAAGAACAGGAATCAAGTGTTTTACCACCCTGTTTTTCCCATAATGGTGTACAGTATTTGTTTATTCAACACAATAATTTGTACATTTTGTCATTAACAAGGTCAATGTCCGTTAATGTAGCGTTGGTCTTTTCGTTTTTGCATAAACTAGTTGAAGTTTTGCAAGACTACATGAAAGTTGTAGAGGAAGAATCCATCAAGGATAATTTCGTAATAATTTATGAATTGTTAGATGAGGTTATGGATTATGGTATTCCGCATATAACGGAAACGAAGATGTTGAGGCAATACATCACTCAAAAGTCATTTAAATTAATAAGGTCTGcgaagaaaaagaagaacGTGGTTAGACCTCCTGAAAGCCTGACAAACTCAGTTAGTTGGAGGCCTGAAGGAATTAAATATGGGCGTAATGAAGCATTTTTAGATGTTGTTGAATCCATAAACATGTTGATAACACAACAGGGCCAAGTTTTAAGATCAGAAATTCTTGGTAAGGTTAAGGTAAAAACTCGTCTTTCTGGTATGCCAGACCTAAAACTGGGATTAAATGACAAAGGGATTTTCTCTCAAGGagatgatgacgatgagAATTCTGGAGATTTCAGTTCTGTTTCGAAGAAGAAATCCAACATTGAGTTAGAAGACTTAAAGTTCCATCAATGTGTGAGATTGAGCAAATTTGAGAACGAGAAAATTATCACTTTTATTCCACCTGATGGAGATTTTGAATTGATGAGTTATAGATTAACTACGCCAATGAAACCCTTAATATGGTGCGATGTTAAAATACAGGTACATTCCAGATCAAGGATAGAGGTCCACTGCAGAGCTAAAGCTCAAATCAAAAGAAAATCAACTGCAAACAATGTGGAAATATTAATTCCTGTTCCTGAAGATGCTGATTCCCCAAAATTCAGATATTCGCACGGATCTATCAAATGGGTTCCCGAAAAAGCTGCTATTTTATGGAAACTAAAGTCATTCCCAGGAGGTAAAGATTACTCCATGGCCGCAGAAATGGGCTTACCATCGATTGGAGATGCCACAGAATATAACTTCAAAAGGCCTGTTCACATAAAGTTCCAAATTCCATACTTAACTACTTCCGGCATCCAGGTCCGCTATTTGAAAATAACTGAACCAAATTTACAATACAACAGTTATCCCTGGGTCCGTTACATCACACAGAGTGGCGATGAGTTCATGATAAGAATGTAG